In Eremothecium gossypii ATCC 10895 chromosome II, complete sequence, the genomic window GGCGGTTTCTGTGCTAAAAATACTCTCTCAAACCAGTTCGGCATTCTGCTATCCACAGTATCCGCCTGCTGGGCAGTCAAGACAACCGTTTTCATCACGGCTTATCTTTGCCCAACGTCGCAGATTTACTATATTATATGGTCCGACTATTGTCTGTTTGACAATACACTAACCGACTAGGAGGTGAAGTCGTTAGTGGCTATGTTTTCCTTGAGTAAGGTTCGCTTTGCTAATTTGCAGGACCCTATTTGAACAAAAAGAAACAAGCAGGGGGAGGAACCACGAGAAGGTATTGGACTCAAACTTCAGGTAGCACCCTCAACGAAGTAGGATGAGCAAAGATCTAATTTGTAGTAGCCAGCTATAGTAACGGCCGGCGCAGCAGATAGTATAACTAGGTATTCTTGTGGCCAACGTCAGGGTCGACTGTGATGAAGAGCAAAAGGTAGAATAGGAGGCCCCGATGAGTAGTGTCGGTTGAGCTAGACGCAGTGAGCCCAGGAGCAGAGGTTCGAAATGTATTTGAATATAATGGACTCACCGTCTTCTTGAAAAACAAAAACAGAAAAAAGTAACGACTTGCGCAGCGCAATTAAGTACTCCGCTCCGAGGCGGCCCGGGTAACAAAAGTCACGTGAACACCATACTATTGGTCTCACTCGATAGAGTTTTAGATATACATTATATTATCGAAACAATACATGGTTTATACTTCATTCCGCTGAAGCCGCCACCTTCACGGCGGTGGCCACCTCTCTCTTGAGAACGAATCCTCTCCGCTTTTTCAAAACCATCACCTGGAATCTCTCGAAGTCCGACAAAGCAGCGCGTCTCTCACGCTGGGCGATCTTCTTAGCCCAGGAAGAAGCAGCCCACTTGTCGTTaacgccagcagcagcccACTTCTTGGAGACGGTGGAGGTTCTAGCGCCTCTTGGAAGAGCAAAGACCAAAGGAGTCAAGACAACGTGACCCAAGCTCACGGCCTGGCGTGGAACACCGGTCTCTGGGCCATCGACAAGGGCTCTCTTGTTGTCAATGATCTCAACGATAGCTGCCAACTTACCGGCAGATGGGCCCTTCTTGACCAACACAACGCGGCCAACCTCAACTAGTCTCCAGTTGGAAGCCTTGACAGTAGATTCAGCGGACATCTTTCTCTTAGTTTCTCTTGTGGCTATCCTGTATATTTGCCAGACCTGCTCGTTACTACTATTTCAAGTCGCTGATGGTTTGGGTCTGAGTTGGTGGTGAAGCGCTCGGGTGCGAGGCCGTGTCGTTCGTAGATGCATGCTGCGTGTGACTGCACGTTTTCGCCATTGTATGTatgtggtgtatgggtaTGAGTGTCATTTCCTGGTTCAAAATGTACGGGTGTTATAGTCTTACGGGCGGGTAGACGCGGGCAATCGATAGGCGGAAGCCAACAAGTATTAAAAGGCTGCGCTCTTGACCGATTTATGTCAACCGCTTCACTCTTCTGTGCACAACAGCCTCTGCGTTCTCGCAGATGCAGAGCACTGCTGTTAAGTATAACAGCAGCCGGTGTCGGAGGTCCTGCACTATTGCGCAAAGACCATATCAAGTGTATGATGATATAATTTGCGGTCTAGGGCGGCTACCCTGGGGCACAGCCATGCTCCGCAATGGGGTTGCCGCGGCATGCGAAAGCTTTTTGTTCTGACCATTATGGGATGCAACAATAGTGCTGAACCAGACACCGGTTTCTTGTAATGCAGCGCGAATAGAGTTATTGTGATGACAACGTTGCCTAATGTTGATTTCTAGATGAAAACTCGAACAACTATACACCAAGATCTACTCTGATATACTCACTATCCGCTGTCTGTAGTCTGTCCTCTGTCGGGCGTGTAGATACGTAACGTCCGGGTGACGGTTTCTGAGCGAAAGTTTCGGTATATACGTGATATCCGGGACATTTGTAGCAGCTGTACGTtgcgcgcgcaggcgaACTATTGCTCAGGAGACGATGTCAGACGACAGATACTCACAGATTGAGCGCGGTGTATGTGCAGGGTAGATGCTGGGACGCCAGTCCTCGCACTGGAGCTAGTACTAACACAAATTAGAACGACAGAAGGCTGGATGAGTTGTCCAATAAGCTTTCAACGTTTAGGTCGTTAAACAGGGATATTGGCAACCAGGCAGCTGCGGATAATACCCTAATTGACGAGATACAAAATTCGTTTGGCGCGCTGTTTGTTAATATCAGGAACTCGTCGAGCAGGCTCTCGCGAGCGATCCTAGCGGGAAATAGCGTATGGAAGATGGTCGGGCTGTCGCTACTGATCTTATTCGTTTTATACAACGTATTTAAGCTGTTTTAACTATCAGGCATTGTGAGCTAAGCTTTGAGTGGGGGGTGGGGGGGGCGAGAGCTATGCGAAGTGCGCGCACGGGAACTTTCTACTTCCCCTGCGCTGCATCTTTCCCTAGACGATAGTTGCTAATAGCCTTACCCCAGTTGACCTTCGACCTTGTAACAGGAAGTTTTCGTCTGAGCTTGGCAAACTGCGTCTGGTTAAGCTTGCTAAATGATTCATCGAGGCCTGTCTCGATCTCGGATTCCAACGCGCGGATGCAACTTATCGGATCGTTTATGTCTTCCTTGTCGATGAACTCCTGGGTGCTGAACTTCACATTGCCGTCTTCAAAATAGTGTACAACAACATCGATCCGACCGGTCAACGATCGCTCCTCCGGGGAATATATATACTCAGATTTCCAGTAGCCGCTCCAGTAGTTACTTGGGCTGAACTTTGAACTCACGATGATAATAGCAAGCTCATCGTCGTCCCCGGTGGGGAGTACAGTGCAAGCACTGTCGCCAGGAAAGTTCTTTGCAACATATTTCTGTAATTCCTCGTAGAGCTTCTCCTGGTAGGGGGTAGTCTCAGATTCGTGGGGCTCAATATCTAAACCTACGCGGTCTAGGCAATCCACGGAAAAGAGCACTTTCTTGAAGGGGTCAAAGTACTTCGCTCCGTCTTTGTTGTATTCGGTGACAATCGTTGGACTGCCTTCTACATCGATTGGGAGCCGTTTTGCAACTAGGCATCTTTTGAGGGCATCTAACAGAGTGTCATTGTCCGTATCCTCAGTTATGATCACAAGTGAGTCGTATACACTATTGATTTCGCGGGGTGGAGCGTCGAAGAGTAGTTGTGTAATGATATCACTGAACTTGGACATAGCTATAGGGTTGCCGACCGTATGGCACTTGTGTCTGTTGGTGGCCAAATATTCGAGAAAGGAGTCAGGTAAAGGTGAGGGATCTGGTGCTTTTCAACGCGCCGCCCCAGACAATTTCCGGAAGCATACATATCGCCATTACATAAACAGATTTTATGACTAGTACAGTTAGGTATGTGGGAGATCACCGGAATAACTCCTATATCTTATTTCTGTATTCTCAGGTACTGATCGCTGTTGATGAACGGGCAACCCTGTGACTTGGGGATTAACACTGTAGGAAGCCGGACGGGGGGGTAGCACATTGGTACTAGGCTGGCTGAATTCATAATTGGAATAAGGTGCTGCTTGCCCCGATGGCTGGTATGTCCGGTGCTGGGTTGAAGGCATAAAATTGCTCGAGCTGTAGCATGTTGCCTTCTCTAGCATCATGTTGTATGTAGCCTCCGCATTGGCCAGAACCTCGCGCAATGATGCAAGATCTTCCTTCTTCTGCGCATATTTACCGATGAGTTTCGTGACATGTGGTCTAAGCGGTGTGACGGTAGAGTAAAGTTCTGATATCTCGTCTTCGTGTGTCACATCCACATTCTGGGAGACCCTTAGTTTCTGGAGCAAGTTCTCGACATTGCCGGCTTGCGCAAAGACAGCATGCTCCTGAGCAGCCTCCTTAGCTACCTCCTCTGCAGTTGGCTCAGGGCATACGCCGACATAATTCACTGGGAAAATACCAACCTTGCCGCGCAGCAGGCCCCTCCACCAGTCTTTATATACCTGCTCAATCACAGTAATCACATCACCCTTTTTGAACGACAGCTCGTCCGGTTCGCTCGCATTTAGATCAAAGATTGCCTTCACACGGCGTACTATTTGTGGCTGGGGCTGTTCAGGTAAGCTTGTTTCACTAGCCAAAGCGGCCGGTGCCTGCTGTGGCGGCTGTCCTCCATTGTGTCGCTGTTGTTGCTCATATTCCTGTAAAGACAGCTTTAATGCCTCCTCTAGGTCCTGGTCTTCCTGTAGCTTCGCATCAGCGCTCATCTCACGTTTCTGCGGAAGCTTGGGTTCAGCCACCAGGTGAGGGTACCTACGAATGATCTTCTGTAGTAGGTCAGACATCCCCTTCAGGGAGGGATCACGTTGAAACGAGGACGAAAGCTGGTCCACAACTTTGGCTATCTCACGTTTGACCGTGGCATGGACATGCTTGTCTTCAATGAGGTAATATAATAGGCCGGTAAACCTTTTGGAAGCCACGGCTTGCTGTACCCTGGAACCGCAGTTTTCAGATAGACAGGCCACAAGAGACAACGATCGTAAAATCACATTTGCATCTGCCTGTTGCAGGCGTTCATCTATCGCCTCCATAACATACTGCGCGCCATCCTCTGGTTCTTCCTTTACCAAATCGCATACGTCTAGCAGGTACTGCCAGTTATCCGTCCTCAGTTTTCCATCAGTGGCCCTGGATACCGCTGTCTCTATATCCTGCTTGTACTCCATTTCAAAAGAGCCAACTTAGAATGCGGCGTAGTCCTTGGTAGTGTAGCACTCACTAACGTGCTCCTTCTCCCTTGAGCTTCATACAACTCTGCAGCCAAATTTTACGATCACGTGAATCAACAATGCCGCTAATCAATTTCTGTCCAACGGTTCTCCCATCGTTCACTTAGGACATTCATCACAACTACTCGCAGAATAGAGCTTATTTCCTGATAGAGATTATTGCGCTTAAAGCTCTACTGCTGAAGAACGGTCCTCGTCGATATTTTAATACTCAGCGTTCACGGCGTTATTACCGAACTTTGATTTGAGGTAGATCAACAAGTCACAGCAACATACCGCTAGAAAATGGCTGAAAATTCGTTATTGAAGCCACCATCGCTCTCCCGGAAGCGGAGTTCCTCTGTGGGGAACATTGGTCTTGGTGATACAAAAGTGCCTGGGCTATCCACGATGTCTGAATCGAAAGAATCCAAGATTGCCGCGAGGGCGCGGTTGCGGGCACTTTCTGGAGCATCGAAGACGGATATCGACATCTACTACAAGCTGTGGCTATCGTATAGAGAGCTGAATTATCGTCACGCGTGGCTGACTCCTCTGATTATCCTGTTTCTGATTTATAGCTGTTATTTTGCTTCCGGCAACAGGACAGAGAGTAACCCACTTCATATGTTCGTTGCGATATCTTATAGAGTTGGCAACACGAACATGTACGGGAAAGGTGTCAAAGACATGTGCTTTGTGTTCTACTACATGGTATTCTTCACCTTTCTGCGCGAATTTATGATGGAGATGGTGTTGCGCCCATTGACGTTCCGGCTCGGTGTCACCAAGCCACACAAGGTCAAGCGTATGATGGAGCAAGCTTATTCCACGTTCTACTATGGTCTTTCTGGTCCCTTTGGGTTGTTTGTGATGTACCGTACCGATCTGTGGTTATTCAAGACAGCAGAAATGTACAAGACTTATCCAGACCTCACCAACGAGTACTATTATAAAATCTTCTACCTCGGCCAAGCAGCTTTCTGGGCGCAACAGGCGTGTATCCTGGTTTTGCAACTAGAGAAGCCAAGAAAGGACTTCAGGGAACTTGTCTTTCACCATATTGTCACCTTGGCGCTAATTTCATTATCATACGTTTTCCACTTCACAAAGATGGGCCTGGCAGTGTACATCACCATGGATGTATCGGATTTTTTCCTAGCCCTTTCAAAGATTTTCAATTACATGGAGTCTTCGTTCACAGCTCCGTTATTTCTTCTATTTGTGTCGTCCTGGGTCTATCTGAGACACTACGTTAATATTAAGATCCTCTGGTCTGTGTTGACAGAGTTCCGTACCGTGGGTGACTACACATTGAACTTCGCTACCGAGCAATACAAAAGTTGGATCGCTTTGCCGATTGTTTTTGGTTTAATATTTGCGTTGCATCTTGTTAATCTCTATTGGCTTGCCCTAATATTCCGTATTTTATACCGCATGCTCTTCCAAGGTGTCCAAAAGGATGAGAGAAGCGACAGTGAGTCCGAAGATAATGAAGAGGAGCTGGATGACTCATCGGATGAGACTGATAAGAAAAAGAACCAATAAATTGGCATTGTCATTGGCACTTCGTGTTTATGTATTGAATGTATAGCATATCGATTACGGCTTGCCATGGGATTTCGTAATGCAGGAGTAAAAGCACAAAAATGATAGTTCTAACATCTTCCGACTGCGTGTTCCACCGCCATTACACTACTAGAATATATACAGGTCTATTTACTCAGGCAGAGCAGGCAATCACTCCGATAGTGCTGCCAGCTTTTCCTTGCGGTTCGCCAGACCACGCTCACCGGCCTTAGCCAGGATGCTTACAAGTAAACTTACAGAACGTAGCGAATCGTCGTTACCAGGGACCGGGTATGTGACCATTGAAGGCTCTGAGTCGGTGTCAATGATCCCAATAGTTGGCACTCTAGCCTGCATAGCCTCTCTCAACGCGTTCCTGTTTTCTGTTGGGTTCAAAACAATAATTAAGTCCGGCTTTATGATGCTGATGTTCTCTTCTTCTGTCAATTCCCTGCCAGTTGGATTGCCCTCGAAGTCAACTTCATGCCTGCCCCAGACACTGGATATTTCAATTGGGTTTGTCAAGGTCCCCGGTATCCATTTCGAGGCGACATAACAGCCACGCACCCTCTCTGCAGCCCGCCGTAAAGCTGGTTTCTGCCCTTCTCTGGTACCCAAAAACAAGATCAGGCCACCATTCTCCGCAACACCCTCAACGACCTTCGCAGCTCTCTTCAGGTGAAACAGCGTCTGGTTTAGATCAATGATGTGGATGCCCTTGTAAGAGCCGTAGATGTATGGTTGAGTGGAGGAGCGCCACAACGACGTCGACTGCCCCAGATGCACACCTgcggcggccagcttgctGATCGAAAGTTTTTCTATCGCGGGCGGGTTGCTAATATCGGTGTGCGGGAAGTAGACCTCTTTGATCTCAGCGCCTAGCTTGGCCGTGTGGCTGGCGTGCTCCATCTGCCGCACAAACAGCTCCTGTTTTGAGTACGGCTCGTCGGCCGACGTCTGTGCTAGGTACGGGTACCGGCTGTACCCCCCAGCGAGCGTGAACGGCGTTGCCGCAACGCTCTTGTTCTCCTCTAGCGGCTTCAGCACCTGGTTCTCCACACCAAACCGGCGCAGAAAGTCTTCCAGCCGCTCATCCAGTTGCTTTTCTTTGGTCGTCAAAGGCCTGCTCACCTTCGTCAGCTGCTCAAAGTCCTCCACGGGGTAGTTGGCTAGTTCATGCATAAGCCCCCTCATCTGAGGGGAAGTTAGATGCTGGTCCTGGCTCTGCGGAGCAGGCTCATCTGCCTCGGGGACAGCACCAACAGTAGACTGCAACCGCGCACCCACGTGGCGGTGCACAATGCTCCTCAGAATAGCTGCCCTAGTCGAGTATCTTAATGACATGGCGTTCTAGACCCTCCGGACCCGATCCTAGTAGCCTTCTTCGTATGTCCAACGGGGTTCTCACGATGCGACAGGATATACCAAAAATTTTTCAGAGATAGTCGCGACAAACGAAGCTCTTCTTGACCTTGATGAACTCACGAATGCCAGAGGCCCCGCCACCGCCCCGGTCCGCGTGCCAGATGGAACGTGCGCTGTTGCAGCTGGTTGTGGAGGACGATGCCAAGGCGCTCGTCTTCGTCCTCGGCCAGGACGCGCGCCGCTACTTCGAAGAGGAGCTCCCCGCATCGCCGTTCGAGTTCCCTTCCCCGCAGGCGGTCGCCAATAGCAGGCAGAACGTCGGGGTGATGTTCCTGGACAAGCTCCAGTATCTCTATATGTACCTGACCAAGCTGGAGGTGGACGAGGCGCCCGAGTACCGCACGCTGGTCGTCTACGggctggagcagctgctgggcgccggcggcgagcTCGACGCGGACCAGGTGAGGCTAGCCAGCCTCATCTACAACACCGCGTTCCGCGTCCGGGTGCGCCACGGCGCGGCCGTGCGGTTCGTCGCGCACGGCGCGCCGCatgcgcagctgcagcagctcgagGCGCACTGGCGTCTTTTCACGTGACATCAAATTACTCTATCTATAATGTACACTAGACATACACATGtccgcgccgcagcgctcACTCCATATTAATGCGCACCTCCTCCACTGCAGCGGCCTCGCCGTCGTAGTACGCGGCCAGCTTCACGCGGAACTCCGCAGCCGCGACGCCGAACTGCTTGAGGATCAGCGCCTGCCGCACGTCCAGCGTCTCCCCAGCCTCGCACACCAGGTATGGCTGCTCCAGCGTGATCTTGCCGTTCTGGATCCGCGTTGGCATCTTGAACTTGTTGCGCAGCGTCGGCTCCAGCGAGTGCACCATTGGCACGTCGTCCTCCGCCGGCACCTGCCCGCCGCGCGAGTACACCACGCCCGCAGGGATCTCTACCCGCAGCGGCGCCCGCGACTTCGCGCGCGAGTAGTCCGCCTTGCGGTACTCCCGGAAGTACGCCGTCACCGTCTCCGGCGTCTCGTCCGTGAATAGCAGCCCGCACATGCCTTCGCACTGCTTGACCAGCCCGCTCACGTTCTCCTTGTACTCCGTCTCCCGCGTCCCGCCGAGCGCCTTCTCCAGCACCTTGCGCCGGCCCATTATCAGCTTCGACCCTGCCCACGCGCTGCGGATCTCCTGCAGCACGGGCGTCCGCACATCCTCTAGTCGTAGCACCCACACGTATCTGTACGTGTCCAACGCCTGCCGCACCTCATCGAAAATCCGCTCCTTGTTCTCCCGGCCCTTCTTCTCGGTCTGCGCCAGCGTCACCAGCTTGGAACGTTTTGATCTAGGCATCCTGGTCCAGCGGCGTGATGAGATGAGATGAGATGCGCTAACACTGTTTCactgaaaaattttccacAATTTAAAGCGCTTTAAGCTTCAACCGGATATTACTTTTTGGGATCATCACATACGTGGACCCGCAGGTGGAGGGATGGTGCGGCCCGGAGAAGGCTGGAGCAACCCACTCTGTGTATCAGTGTTCGCGGGCGGATAGAAGTAGGCGGCGGTAGTAGACAGATCGTTGCAGCGGAGCGCAAGGATTGACAATGAATCGAGGGGACGAGGAGTACGACCAGGACGGGGACTACGCCGTCAGCGGGATGGAGGACTTCGGGGAGACGCAACTGGACAGCCAGGAATCCGGAGACGACGACAGCAACGCGGAGTACTCGTACCCAGAGGAGGAGGGGGACTACTCTAACTACTACAATGAGTACGGGGACGAGGACGCGGAGGAGGacgcggaggaggaggagcgggAAGACACAGAGGCT contains:
- the HSE1 gene encoding ESCRT-0 subunit protein HSE1 (Syntenic homolog of Saccharomyces cerevisiae YHL002W (HSE1)) — encoded protein: MEYKQDIETAVSRATDGKLRTDNWQYLLDVCDLVKEEPEDGAQYVMEAIDERLQQADANVILRSLSLVACLSENCGSRVQQAVASKRFTGLLYYLIEDKHVHATVKREIAKVVDQLSSSFQRDPSLKGMSDLLQKIIRRYPHLVAEPKLPQKREMSADAKLQEDQDLEEALKLSLQEYEQQQRHNGGQPPQQAPAALASETSLPEQPQPQIVRRVKAIFDLNASEPDELSFKKGDVITVIEQVYKDWWRGLLRGKVGIFPVNYVGVCPEPTAEEVAKEAAQEHAVFAQAGNVENLLQKLRVSQNVDVTHEDEISELYSTVTPLRPHVTKLIGKYAQKKEDLASLREVLANAEATYNMMLEKATCYSSSNFMPSTQHRTYQPSGQAAPYSNYEFSQPSTNVLPPRPASYSVNPQVTGLPVHQQRSVPENTEIRYRSYSGDLPHT
- the MRT4 gene encoding mRNA turnover protein MRT4 (Syntenic homolog of Saccharomyces cerevisiae YKL009W (MRT4)), whose amino-acid sequence is MPRSKRSKLVTLAQTEKKGRENKERIFDEVRQALDTYRYVWVLRLEDVRTPVLQEIRSAWAGSKLIMGRRKVLEKALGGTRETEYKENVSGLVKQCEGMCGLLFTDETPETVTAYFREYRKADYSRAKSRAPLRVEIPAGVVYSRGGQVPAEDDVPMVHSLEPTLRNKFKMPTRIQNGKITLEQPYLVCEAGETLDVRQALILKQFGVAAAEFRVKLAAYYDGEAAAVEEVRINME
- a CDS encoding TLC domain-containing protein (Syntenic homolog of Saccharomyces cerevisiae YHL003C (LAG1) and YKL008C (LAC1)) translates to MAENSLLKPPSLSRKRSSSVGNIGLGDTKVPGLSTMSESKESKIAARARLRALSGASKTDIDIYYKLWLSYRELNYRHAWLTPLIILFLIYSCYFASGNRTESNPLHMFVAISYRVGNTNMYGKGVKDMCFVFYYMVFFTFLREFMMEMVLRPLTFRLGVTKPHKVKRMMEQAYSTFYYGLSGPFGLFVMYRTDLWLFKTAEMYKTYPDLTNEYYYKIFYLGQAAFWAQQACILVLQLEKPRKDFRELVFHHIVTLALISLSYVFHFTKMGLAVYITMDVSDFFLALSKIFNYMESSFTAPLFLLFVSSWVYLRHYVNIKILWSVLTEFRTVGDYTLNFATEQYKSWIALPIVFGLIFALHLVNLYWLALIFRILYRMLFQGVQKDERSDSESEDNEEELDDSSDETDKKKNQ
- the MRP4 gene encoding mitochondrial 37S ribosomal protein uS2m (Syntenic homolog of Saccharomyces cerevisiae YHL004W (MRP4)); this encodes MSLRYSTRAAILRSIVHRHVGARLQSTVGAVPEADEPAPQSQDQHLTSPQMRGLMHELANYPVEDFEQLTKVSRPLTTKEKQLDERLEDFLRRFGVENQVLKPLEENKSVAATPFTLAGGYSRYPYLAQTSADEPYSKQELFVRQMEHASHTAKLGAEIKEVYFPHTDISNPPAIEKLSISKLAAAGVHLGQSTSLWRSSTQPYIYGSYKGIHIIDLNQTLFHLKRAAKVVEGVAENGGLILFLGTREGQKPALRRAAERVRGCYVASKWIPGTLTNPIEISSVWGRHEVDFEGNPTGRELTEEENISIIKPDLIIVLNPTENRNALREAMQARVPTIGIIDTDSEPSMVTYPVPGNDDSLRSVSLLVSILAKAGERGLANRKEKLAALSE
- a CDS encoding 60S ribosomal protein eL14 (Syntenic homolog of Saccharomyces cerevisiae YHL001W (RPL14B) and YKL006W (RPL14A)) — its product is MSAESTVKASNWRLVEVGRVVLVKKGPSAGKLAAIVEIIDNKRALVDGPETGVPRQAVSLGHVVLTPLVFALPRGARTSTVSKKWAAAGVNDKWAASSWAKKIAQRERRAALSDFERFQVMVLKKRRGFVLKREVATAVKVAASAE
- the CAP1 gene encoding Cap1p (Syntenic homolog of Saccharomyces cerevisiae YKL007W (CAP1)), which codes for MSKFSDIITQLLFDAPPREINSVYDSLVIITEDTDNDTLLDALKRCLVAKRLPIDVEGSPTIVTEYNKDGAKYFDPFKKVLFSVDCLDRVGLDIEPHESETTPYQEKLYEELQKYVAKNFPGDSACTVLPTGDDDELAIIIVSSKFSPSNYWSGYWKSEYIYSPEERSLTGRIDVVVHYFEDGNVKFSTQEFIDKEDINDPISCIRALESEIETGLDESFSKLNQTQFAKLRRKLPVTRSKVNWGKAISNYRLGKDAAQGK
- the SFT1 gene encoding Sft1p (Syntenic homolog of Saccharomyces cerevisiae YKL006C-A (SFT1); 1-intron), yielding MSDDRYSQIERGNDRRLDELSNKLSTFRSLNRDIGNQAAADNTLIDEIQNSFGALFVNIRNSSSRLSRAILAGNSVWKMVGLSLLILFVLYNVFKLF
- the SHU1 gene encoding Shu1p (Syntenic homolog of Saccharomyces cerevisiae YHL006C (SHU1)); translated protein: MNSRMPEAPPPPRSACQMERALLQLVVEDDAKALVFVLGQDARRYFEEELPASPFEFPSPQAVANSRQNVGVMFLDKLQYLYMYLTKLEVDEAPEYRTLVVYGLEQLLGAGGELDADQVRLASLIYNTAFRVRVRHGAAVRFVAHGAPHAQLQQLEAHWRLFT